The following are from one region of the Stenotrophomonas lactitubi genome:
- a CDS encoding YciI family protein produces MAGTVYLVLAMRQPGFTDAVVQPHRDFLDALQAEGKLQLTGGFADGSGGAYVLCNVDSLAQAQAIVATDPLVTMQASALSVHEWNTR; encoded by the coding sequence ATGGCCGGCACCGTCTACCTGGTGCTGGCGATGCGCCAGCCCGGCTTCACCGACGCTGTGGTGCAACCGCACCGCGACTTTCTTGATGCGTTGCAGGCCGAGGGCAAGCTGCAGCTGACCGGCGGCTTTGCCGATGGCAGTGGCGGCGCCTATGTGCTGTGCAACGTCGACAGCCTTGCGCAGGCACAGGCCATCGTCGCCACCGATCCGCTGGTGACGATGCAGGCATCCGCGCTGAGCGTCCATGAATGGAATACCCGCTGA
- the argH gene encoding argininosuccinate lyase, with amino-acid sequence MADLLWQKPGVAVDAQIQTFLAGDDVILDREFFLHDIAASAAHAQGLQHIGILSADELAGLLRELEVLAQDFREGRFVLDTQYEDGHSAIEARLTERLGDAGRKIHTGRSRNDQILVATRLWLKEKLQRVAQVSAEVAKVALDRAQAEQHLPIPGYTHIQRAVVSSAGMWWAGWAEAFIDNAVRARDTHALIDANPLGTAAGYGVNLPLDREHTTRALGFARMQISPIYAQLSRGKFELAALEALGGATLDLRRIAWDLSLFTSAEFGFVALPAQYTTGSSIMPNKRNPDVIELMRATHASVAAARTEIEQLLSLPSGYHRDLQSSKGAIFHGFGRGLAALELLPALLANLEWRDDKLRAAIDSGMYATDVAVEAAVAGVPFREAYKAAAAGADSAGQGRTPEGSLAARVSPGSASDLRLDELRARWQALS; translated from the coding sequence ATGGCAGACCTTCTTTGGCAGAAGCCAGGCGTCGCTGTCGATGCCCAGATCCAGACCTTCCTCGCCGGCGACGACGTGATCCTCGATCGCGAATTCTTCCTGCATGACATCGCCGCCAGCGCCGCGCACGCGCAGGGCCTGCAGCACATCGGCATCCTCAGCGCCGACGAGCTGGCAGGGTTGTTGCGCGAGCTGGAGGTGCTGGCGCAGGACTTCCGGGAAGGCCGCTTCGTGCTGGATACGCAGTATGAAGATGGCCATTCGGCCATCGAGGCACGGTTGACCGAACGCCTTGGTGATGCCGGCCGCAAGATCCACACCGGCCGCAGCCGCAACGACCAGATCCTGGTCGCCACCCGGTTGTGGTTGAAGGAGAAGTTGCAGCGCGTGGCGCAGGTCAGTGCCGAAGTGGCCAAGGTCGCCCTTGACCGTGCGCAGGCCGAACAGCACCTGCCGATTCCCGGTTACACCCACATCCAGCGTGCGGTGGTGTCCTCGGCCGGCATGTGGTGGGCCGGTTGGGCCGAAGCCTTCATCGACAACGCTGTGCGTGCGCGTGATACCCATGCGCTGATCGATGCCAATCCGCTCGGCACCGCCGCCGGTTACGGCGTGAACCTGCCGCTGGACCGCGAGCACACCACCCGCGCGCTCGGCTTTGCGCGCATGCAGATCTCGCCGATCTACGCGCAGCTGTCGCGTGGCAAGTTCGAACTGGCCGCACTGGAAGCGCTGGGTGGCGCGACCCTGGACCTGCGCCGCATCGCCTGGGACCTGTCGCTGTTCACCAGCGCCGAATTCGGTTTCGTGGCGCTGCCGGCGCAGTACACCACCGGCAGTTCGATCATGCCCAACAAGCGCAATCCGGACGTGATCGAGCTGATGCGGGCGACCCATGCCAGCGTCGCCGCTGCACGTACCGAGATCGAGCAGTTGCTGTCGCTGCCGTCGGGTTACCACCGTGACCTGCAGTCGTCCAAGGGCGCGATCTTCCACGGCTTCGGCCGTGGCCTGGCCGCGCTGGAGCTGCTGCCGGCGCTGCTGGCCAACCTGGAATGGCGCGATGACAAGCTGCGTGCGGCGATCGATTCAGGCATGTACGCCACCGACGTAGCGGTGGAAGCTGCGGTCGCGGGCGTACCCTTCCGCGAGGCCTACAAGGCCGCTGCTGCCGGCGCCGACAGCGCAGGGCAGGGGCGTACGCCGGAAGGCAGCCTGGCGGCGCGTGTATCGCCGGGTTCGGCGTCGGACCTGCGCCTGGATGAACTGCGCGCGCGCTGGCAGGCGCTGTCCTGA
- the pgaD gene encoding poly-beta-1,6-N-acetyl-D-glucosamine biosynthesis protein PgaD has product MNAHRQTATRKPSNRFDSRLIQKPRQQPRLQRTAWGFVTLAFWGFYFYLWAPLVTLVSWLLGGQQAWLQLYERKQHLDPFVIIALPVILAGCALLLIAWAEYNRYRFAGRERRNPREDASRSEIARSLGASDQLAEQMFNAKAITLHMDEHARPLGMTAQLLR; this is encoded by the coding sequence ATGAACGCACATCGCCAGACCGCCACGAGGAAGCCGTCCAACCGCTTCGACTCGCGCCTGATCCAGAAGCCGCGCCAGCAGCCCCGCCTGCAGCGCACCGCCTGGGGGTTTGTGACCCTGGCGTTCTGGGGGTTCTACTTCTATCTATGGGCGCCGCTGGTCACCCTGGTGTCCTGGTTGCTGGGCGGGCAGCAGGCGTGGCTGCAGCTGTACGAGCGCAAGCAGCACCTGGATCCGTTCGTGATCATCGCCCTGCCGGTGATCCTGGCCGGCTGCGCGCTGCTGCTGATCGCCTGGGCCGAATACAACCGCTACCGTTTCGCCGGCAGGGAACGGCGCAACCCACGCGAGGACGCCAGCCGTTCGGAGATCGCCCGTTCGCTTGGTGCCAGTGATCAGCTCGCCGAACAGATGTTCAATGCGAAGGCCATCACCCTGCACATGGATGAGCATGCGCGGCCGCTGGGCATGACTGCGCAGCTGTTGCGGTAA
- the argC gene encoding N-acetyl-gamma-glutamyl-phosphate reductase, translated as MSTSSSFTVGIVGARGHTGAELIRLVAAHPNLQLGFVSSRELAGQRVSDHYPQWQGELQFENLNADAVAAKGVDAVILALPNGLAAPFVAALETAKPDTVIVDLSADYRFDTAWYYGLPELTRDRYNGQKHISNPGCYATAMQLAIHPLRELLAGPPQCFGVSGYSGAGTSPSDKNNVELLADNLMPYALTNHVHEREVSVQLGVAVEFMPHVAPHFRGITLTANLWLNRVQTREQIVERFQQAYAGEALIEVVDEAPWVSRIAGRHGAQVGGFTLAPGGKRVVVVATLDNLLKGAATQAMQNLNLALGIDELTSIPH; from the coding sequence ATGAGCACTTCCTCCTCGTTCACCGTCGGCATCGTCGGCGCCCGCGGCCATACCGGCGCCGAGCTGATCCGGCTGGTGGCCGCGCATCCGAACCTGCAGCTGGGCTTCGTCTCTTCGCGCGAACTGGCCGGGCAGCGCGTGTCCGACCACTACCCGCAGTGGCAGGGTGAACTGCAGTTCGAGAATCTCAACGCCGATGCCGTTGCCGCCAAGGGCGTGGATGCGGTGATCCTGGCGCTGCCCAACGGACTGGCTGCTCCGTTCGTGGCGGCGCTGGAAACGGCGAAGCCGGACACGGTGATCGTCGATCTGTCGGCCGACTACCGTTTCGACACTGCCTGGTACTACGGCCTGCCCGAGCTTACCCGCGACCGTTACAACGGGCAGAAGCACATCAGCAATCCCGGCTGCTATGCCACTGCGATGCAGCTGGCGATCCATCCGCTGCGGGAGCTGCTGGCTGGCCCGCCGCAGTGCTTCGGCGTGTCCGGCTACTCCGGTGCCGGCACCTCGCCGTCGGACAAGAACAACGTCGAGCTGCTGGCCGACAACCTGATGCCGTACGCGCTGACCAACCACGTGCACGAGCGTGAGGTGTCCGTGCAGCTGGGCGTGGCGGTCGAATTCATGCCGCACGTCGCGCCGCATTTCCGTGGCATCACCCTCACCGCCAACCTCTGGTTGAACCGTGTGCAGACCCGCGAGCAGATCGTCGAGCGCTTCCAGCAGGCCTATGCCGGTGAAGCGCTCATCGAGGTCGTGGACGAGGCGCCGTGGGTGAGCCGCATCGCCGGCCGCCATGGCGCCCAGGTCGGCGGCTTCACGCTGGCGCCGGGTGGCAAGCGGGTGGTGGTGGTGGCGACCCTGGACAACCTGCTCAAGGGCGCGGCCACCCAGGCCATGCAGAACCTCAATCTCGCGCTGGGCATCGACGAACTGACGTCGATCCCGCACTGA
- the pgaC gene encoding poly-beta-1,6-N-acetyl-D-glucosamine synthase, translating to MNPWLNAMFQFAFFYPMVMAFFWMSGGLYYFFRRERKSRPRNDPPPMAEYPFASLLIPCHNESANLDDTLGAALAQRYPDFEVIAINDGSSDDTGARLDALAALHPRLRVVHLDRNLGKANALRMGALAARSEYLVCIDGDAMLEEFAMHWMVWHLTSGPRVGAVTGNPRIRNRSTLLGRLQVAEFSSIIGMIKRAQRVYGRIFTVSGVIAAFRRTALHRIGYWADDMVTEDIDISWRLQLDHWDIRYEPNALCFILMPETLKGLWRQRLRWAQGGVEVLLRHGSSLFSWRKRRMWGVLLEYILSVLWAYTMLAIILLWALGKFIPVPPQLYIDTLLPQWHGVILALVCLLQFASSLIIDRRYETHIGRNYFWVIWYPMAYWLISLFTTLVALPKTLLRRRGKRATWVSPDRGIR from the coding sequence ATGAACCCGTGGCTCAACGCCATGTTCCAGTTCGCCTTCTTCTACCCCATGGTGATGGCGTTCTTCTGGATGTCCGGTGGCCTGTACTACTTCTTCCGCCGTGAGCGGAAGTCGCGGCCGCGCAACGACCCACCCCCGATGGCGGAGTATCCGTTCGCCAGCCTGTTGATTCCGTGCCACAACGAATCGGCGAACCTGGACGACACCCTCGGTGCGGCATTGGCCCAGCGCTATCCGGACTTCGAAGTGATCGCCATCAACGATGGCAGCAGCGACGACACCGGCGCCCGCCTGGACGCGCTTGCGGCCCTGCACCCACGCCTGCGGGTGGTCCATCTGGACCGCAACCTGGGCAAGGCGAATGCGCTGCGCATGGGTGCCCTGGCTGCGCGTTCGGAGTATCTGGTGTGCATCGATGGCGATGCCATGCTGGAAGAGTTCGCCATGCACTGGATGGTCTGGCACCTGACCAGCGGTCCGCGCGTGGGCGCGGTGACCGGCAACCCGCGCATCCGCAACCGCTCCACCCTGCTCGGCCGCCTGCAGGTGGCGGAGTTCTCCTCGATCATCGGCATGATCAAGCGCGCCCAGCGTGTCTACGGCCGCATCTTCACGGTGTCCGGGGTCATCGCCGCATTCCGTCGCACGGCCCTGCACCGCATCGGCTACTGGGCCGATGACATGGTCACCGAGGACATCGACATCAGCTGGCGGCTGCAGCTGGATCATTGGGACATCCGTTACGAGCCCAACGCGTTGTGCTTCATCCTGATGCCGGAAACACTGAAGGGACTGTGGCGGCAGCGCCTGCGCTGGGCACAGGGTGGCGTGGAAGTGTTGCTGCGCCATGGCTCCTCGTTGTTCAGCTGGCGCAAGCGGCGCATGTGGGGCGTGCTGCTGGAATACATCCTCAGCGTGCTGTGGGCCTACACCATGCTCGCGATCATCCTGCTGTGGGCACTGGGCAAGTTCATCCCGGTGCCGCCGCAGTTGTACATCGACACGTTGCTGCCGCAATGGCATGGCGTGATCCTGGCGCTGGTCTGCCTGCTGCAGTTCGCCAGCAGCCTGATCATCGACAGGCGTTACGAAACGCATATCGGCCGCAACTATTTCTGGGTCATCTGGTACCCGATGGCGTACTGGTTGATCAGCCTGTTCACCACGCTGGTGGCGCTGCCCAAGACCCTGCTCAGGCGGCGTGGCAAGCGTGCAACCTGGGTCAGCCCAGACAGGGGTATCCGATGA
- a CDS encoding glutamate-5-semialdehyde dehydrogenase, with translation MNPLQDVPMSEIESQARACRDAAQVVAGLDSDARRALLLAMAQALEVNAGQILAGNARDLAAARDKGVGSAMLDRLALDPARLLAMADAVREVAGLPDPVGQVTRDDVRPNGIRVQKVRVPLGVIAMIYEARPNVTAEAAALCLKAGNGVILRGGSEAIHSNTAIAQALAGALKANGVPPAAVTVLTDLRREAMLELLQLHELIDLAIPRGGEGLIRFVAEHARVPVIKHYKGVCHLFVDASADPAKALDLLVDGKCSRPSACNSLETLLVHQDIAADFLPRAAQALAERGVQLRADARAQPLLPGSTAASEDDYAAEFLDLVLAVCVVDDLDAAIAHIRTYTSDHTEVIATEDAASAERFVNALRSAVVMVNASSRFSDGGQLGLGSEIGISTTRLHAYGPMGLEALTVERFVVRGEGQVRR, from the coding sequence ATGAACCCATTGCAGGATGTCCCGATGAGTGAGATCGAATCGCAGGCCCGCGCCTGCCGTGACGCAGCCCAGGTGGTCGCTGGCCTCGACAGCGATGCCCGCAGGGCGCTGCTGCTGGCGATGGCGCAGGCGCTGGAGGTCAATGCCGGGCAGATTCTTGCGGGTAATGCGCGCGATCTGGCCGCCGCCCGCGACAAGGGCGTGGGCAGCGCGATGCTCGACCGCCTGGCGCTGGACCCGGCACGCCTGCTGGCAATGGCCGATGCGGTGCGTGAGGTGGCGGGCCTGCCGGACCCGGTCGGGCAGGTGACCCGCGACGACGTGCGTCCGAACGGCATCCGCGTACAGAAGGTGCGCGTGCCGCTGGGGGTGATCGCGATGATCTACGAAGCACGCCCGAACGTAACCGCCGAAGCCGCCGCGCTGTGCCTGAAGGCGGGCAACGGCGTGATTCTGCGTGGAGGTTCGGAGGCCATCCATTCCAACACTGCCATCGCGCAGGCGTTGGCCGGGGCATTGAAGGCCAACGGCGTTCCCCCTGCCGCCGTGACGGTGCTGACCGACCTGCGCCGCGAAGCCATGCTGGAACTTCTGCAGCTGCATGAACTGATCGACCTGGCCATCCCGCGCGGTGGTGAGGGCCTGATCCGCTTCGTTGCAGAACACGCACGGGTACCGGTGATCAAGCACTACAAGGGTGTCTGCCACCTGTTCGTGGATGCCAGTGCCGACCCTGCAAAAGCGCTCGATCTGCTGGTGGATGGCAAGTGCAGTCGCCCGTCCGCGTGCAATTCACTGGAAACCCTGCTGGTGCACCAGGACATTGCCGCAGACTTCCTGCCGCGCGCTGCGCAGGCGCTGGCCGAACGTGGTGTGCAGTTGCGTGCCGACGCGCGCGCGCAGCCGTTGCTGCCGGGAAGCACTGCGGCCAGCGAGGATGACTATGCCGCCGAGTTCCTTGATCTGGTACTGGCGGTCTGCGTGGTCGACGATCTTGACGCAGCGATCGCGCACATCCGCACCTATACCTCCGATCACACCGAAGTGATCGCCACCGAAGACGCGGCCAGTGCCGAGCGTTTCGTCAACGCGTTGCGCTCGGCGGTGGTGATGGTCAACGCGTCTTCACGTTTTTCCGATGGCGGCCAGCTCGGCCTCGGCAGCGAGATCGGGATCTCCACCACGCGCCTGCATGCCTATGGCCCGATGGGACTGGAAGCGCTCACGGTCGAACGTTTCGTGGTGCGCGGCGAAGGCCAGGTCAGAAGGTAG
- the proB gene encoding glutamate 5-kinase codes for MTVHAANVASPFPEQALPSWRRAVLKVGSSLLAADGGGLSPRHALGLAQFVSANVLAGREVVIVSSGAVAAGRAILPRADEPGAAMAARQALAALGQAQLIGLWQRFFERPVAQVLLTHDDLRNRRRYLNARATLNELLRLGALPVVNENDTVSVDELKLGDNDNLAATVAALVDADALFIATDIDGLYSADPRTHADARPLHDVPELNDAVLAMAGGAGSVAGTGGMRTKLEAAAKAGRVGIETYLFNGRSGEVVRALAQDRLFGTRIHAARSREAARKHWLRHAPLAEGAILIDAGAAQAMREKGASLLPGGITGADGAFRRGDMVQVCWNTEAGRVCVARGVSQYAADDVRRIAGRHTRDIQTVLGYNYGGTVVHRDDLVLP; via the coding sequence ATGACTGTCCACGCCGCCAACGTTGCATCGCCGTTCCCCGAACAAGCGCTGCCGTCGTGGCGGCGTGCTGTACTCAAGGTCGGCAGCAGCCTGCTCGCGGCCGATGGCGGTGGCCTGTCACCGCGTCACGCGCTGGGCCTGGCCCAGTTCGTCTCGGCCAATGTGCTGGCCGGGCGCGAAGTGGTCATCGTCTCCTCCGGCGCGGTGGCTGCCGGCCGCGCGATCCTGCCCAGGGCCGATGAGCCCGGTGCGGCGATGGCTGCGCGACAGGCATTGGCGGCACTTGGCCAGGCGCAGCTGATCGGTCTGTGGCAGCGCTTCTTCGAGCGCCCGGTGGCGCAGGTGCTGCTGACCCATGACGATCTGCGCAACCGCCGTCGCTACCTCAATGCGCGGGCCACCCTCAACGAGCTGTTGCGGCTGGGTGCGTTGCCGGTGGTCAACGAGAACGACACCGTATCGGTGGACGAGCTCAAGCTCGGCGACAACGACAACCTGGCCGCGACCGTGGCGGCGCTGGTCGATGCTGATGCACTGTTCATCGCCACCGACATCGATGGCCTCTACAGTGCCGACCCGCGCACGCATGCCGATGCACGGCCGCTGCACGACGTGCCCGAGTTGAATGATGCCGTGCTGGCGATGGCCGGTGGTGCCGGTTCAGTCGCCGGTACCGGCGGCATGCGCACCAAGCTGGAGGCCGCGGCCAAGGCCGGCCGTGTCGGCATCGAAACCTATCTGTTCAACGGTCGCAGCGGCGAGGTGGTGCGCGCGCTGGCGCAGGATCGCCTGTTCGGTACCCGCATCCACGCGGCGCGCAGCCGCGAGGCCGCCCGCAAGCACTGGCTGCGGCACGCGCCGCTGGCCGAAGGCGCGATCCTGATCGACGCCGGTGCAGCGCAGGCGATGCGCGAGAAGGGCGCCTCACTGCTGCCCGGTGGCATCACCGGTGCCGATGGCGCGTTCCGCCGTGGTGACATGGTGCAGGTGTGCTGGAACACCGAAGCTGGCCGGGTCTGCGTGGCCCGTGGTGTCAGCCAGTACGCCGCCGATGATGTGCGCCGCATTGCCGGCCGCCACACGCGCGACATCCAGACCGTGCTCGGCTACAACTACGGCGGAACCGTCGTCCATCGCGACGATCTGGTGCTGCCATGA